In Paenibacillus phoenicis, one genomic interval encodes:
- the lgt gene encoding prolipoprotein diacylglyceryl transferase, translating into MGTLLLDPIAFSIGGLKVHWYGLILGCAALVGLLFAVWEGKRFRIPQEFFMDLLLLGVPSAIVAARIYYVAFMWDDYKDNFWDVFKIWNGGIAIYGALIGAIICAVIFVRRRGYNFWRIADICAPSLIVGQMIGRWGNFVNQEAYGGPTTESFLRDNLHLPSFIVNQMNVQGTFHHPTFLYESLWNLVGLILLMILRRQKFLRAGELFASYFIWYSVGRFFIEALRTDSLAFQGASWLASFVNGLWTPMTWLGFKQGYLAPSYGNVRISQLLALGIVIAAIIFIIVRRSTVRDLPYYSDPITSTKVAAADALPVTAGAAESEKAELSNTEESPLEELAEAPEDKKE; encoded by the coding sequence ATGGGCACTTTGTTATTAGACCCGATCGCTTTTTCCATCGGGGGCTTGAAAGTACACTGGTATGGCCTAATTTTGGGCTGTGCTGCATTGGTCGGCCTTCTGTTTGCCGTATGGGAAGGGAAGCGGTTTCGCATCCCTCAGGAATTTTTTATGGACTTGCTGTTATTGGGGGTGCCGTCGGCGATTGTCGCCGCGCGGATTTATTACGTCGCGTTTATGTGGGACGATTACAAAGATAACTTCTGGGACGTATTTAAAATCTGGAACGGCGGTATCGCCATTTACGGGGCGCTGATCGGCGCGATCATCTGCGCGGTGATCTTTGTTCGGCGCCGCGGTTATAACTTCTGGCGTATCGCTGATATCTGCGCGCCTTCACTGATTGTGGGACAGATGATTGGACGCTGGGGGAACTTCGTTAACCAGGAAGCCTACGGCGGACCAACAACGGAAAGCTTCCTTCGCGACAACCTGCATTTGCCTTCGTTTATCGTTAATCAAATGAACGTGCAGGGGACATTCCATCACCCGACGTTTTTGTATGAATCGTTGTGGAACTTGGTGGGCTTGATCTTGCTGATGATTTTGCGCAGACAGAAATTTTTGCGCGCGGGGGAATTGTTCGCCTCGTATTTCATCTGGTATTCGGTCGGACGGTTCTTCATTGAAGCGTTGCGGACGGACAGCTTGGCGTTCCAGGGAGCTTCCTGGCTGGCGTCGTTCGTAAACGGATTATGGACGCCAATGACCTGGCTCGGCTTCAAACAGGGATATTTGGCGCCGTCTTACGGCAACGTCCGCATTTCCCAGCTGCTTGCCTTGGGCATTGTGATTGCGGCGATCATCTTCATTATCGTACGTCGCAGTACCGTTCGTGACCTGCCGTATTATAGTGACCCTATTACGTCTACGAAAGTCGCCGCAGCAGATGCTTTGCCGGTAACGGCCGGAGCGGCTGAATCCGAGAAGGCGGAGTTGTCTAATACGGAGGAATCGCCCTTGGAGGAGTTGGCGGAAGCGCCGGAAGACAAGAAGGAGTAA
- the ppaX gene encoding pyrophosphatase PpaX — translation MINTVLFDLDGTIIDTNELIITTFLHVIEKHGFKPRTREEIIPHMGLTLERQLQVFSGREDVVDLVADYRKYNRERHDELVREFPQVKEVISDLHERGITMGIVTTKIKETTMLALNMFGLKPYMKSIVTVEDVRHPKPHPEPILTALQELGADPAHTLMVGDSAADLQCAKAAGVQAAGVAWSLKGEAVLRQYNPDYILQEMKDLYGILGLEPVRS, via the coding sequence ATGATAAACACCGTGTTATTTGATCTCGATGGAACGATCATCGATACCAATGAACTGATCATTACGACCTTTCTGCATGTCATCGAAAAGCATGGCTTCAAACCGCGCACGCGGGAAGAAATCATCCCGCACATGGGATTGACGTTGGAGCGCCAGTTGCAAGTGTTCTCGGGCCGTGAGGATGTGGTGGATCTGGTGGCAGATTACCGAAAATATAATCGGGAACGCCATGATGAACTGGTCCGTGAATTTCCGCAGGTGAAAGAAGTGATCTCCGATTTGCACGAACGGGGGATCACAATGGGGATTGTCACGACGAAGATTAAGGAGACCACGATGCTCGCCTTAAACATGTTCGGGTTGAAGCCGTATATGAAATCGATCGTTACGGTGGAGGACGTGAGGCATCCCAAGCCGCATCCAGAGCCGATTCTGACGGCGTTGCAAGAGCTGGGCGCTGACCCGGCGCACACGCTGATGGTGGGCGATAGTGCAGCCGATCTGCAATGCGCGAAGGCGGCGGGTGTGCAGGCGGCCGGTGTAGCCTGGTCGTTAAAAGGCGAGGCGGTGCTGCGTCAGTATAATCCGGATTACATCCTCCAAGAGATGAAAGATCTCTATGGGATCCTAGGCTTGGAGCCGGTGAGATCGTGA
- a CDS encoding acyltransferase has translation MRRVKRYPVEGPNALWQLYRTVSPWKGVRNFIFIQIARYCPILSLKNAIYRRVLGMKVGEHTAFGLMVMVDVFFPELITVGRNSVIGYNTTILAHEYLIKEYRLGEVRIGDEVMIGANSTILPGVTIGDGAVVAAGSVVHKDVAPGAFVGGNPLRVLERKNP, from the coding sequence GTGAGACGAGTTAAGCGTTATCCGGTTGAAGGACCCAACGCACTCTGGCAGTTGTACCGGACGGTAAGCCCGTGGAAGGGCGTCCGGAACTTTATTTTTATCCAAATCGCCCGGTATTGCCCGATATTATCGCTGAAGAATGCCATCTACCGTCGGGTTCTCGGCATGAAGGTAGGCGAGCATACCGCGTTTGGGTTGATGGTGATGGTGGATGTGTTTTTCCCGGAGCTGATTACGGTTGGACGCAATTCGGTGATCGGGTACAACACGACGATTCTCGCCCATGAGTATTTGATCAAGGAATACCGCTTGGGTGAGGTGCGGATCGGCGATGAGGTGATGATCGGTGCGAACAGCACGATCCTCCCGGGCGTGACCATCGGAGACGGGGCGGTCGTCGCCGCCGGATCGGTGGTACATAAGGACGTGGCTCCGGGCGCGTTTGTCGGCGGCAACCCGCTGCGGGTGCTGGAGCGGAAGAATCCCTAG